One Acidobacteriota bacterium genomic region harbors:
- a CDS encoding HAD family hydrolase: MPEPKGIHLTLPGGGRLDLRYLLLDLNGTLARDGRLLPGVAEAVARVAEVLEVRLLTADTFGTAGEVARALGARLETLPAGRPGGPRKAEAVQSLGPEGVAAMGNGVNDAPMLRLAALGIAVLGPEGCAREALEAARILVKDPLEGLELFLYPDRLVATLRP; encoded by the coding sequence GTGCCGGAACCGAAGGGAATCCATCTGACCCTCCCTGGAGGAGGCCGCCTGGACCTCCGGTACCTTCTTCTTGACCTGAACGGCACCCTCGCCCGGGATGGCCGGCTCCTCCCGGGGGTGGCGGAGGCGGTGGCCCGGGTGGCGGAGGTCCTGGAGGTGCGCCTGCTCACGGCCGACACCTTCGGCACGGCCGGGGAGGTGGCGCGCGCCTTGGGGGCTCGGCTGGAGACCCTCCCGGCGGGCCGACCCGGAGGTCCGCGGAAGGCCGAAGCCGTCCAGTCGCTCGGTCCGGAGGGGGTCGCCGCCATGGGGAACGGCGTCAACGACGCGCCGATGCTCCGGCTCGCCGCCCTGGGAATCGCGGTCCTTGGGCCCGAGGGCTGCGCCCGGGAGGCTCTGGAGGCCGCGCGAATCCTTGTCAAGGACCCCCTGGAGGGACTCGAACTTTTCCTGTATCCTGACCGGCTCGTGGCGACCCTGCGGCCCTGA
- the uvrA gene encoding excinuclease ABC subunit UvrA, with the protein MDTIRIRGAREHNLKNVDLSLPKNRLVVITGLSGSGKSSLAFDTLYAEGQRRYVESLSAYARQFLDLMQKPDVDGIEGLSPAISIEQKSTSHNPRSTVGTVTEVYDYLRVLFARVGRPYCPSCGKPIASQTVQQMVDQILSLPEGERIYVLAPVVRGRKGEYRKLLADLLREGFVRARVNGQVVELQDGLPLERYKAHTIEVVVDRLVIKAGIQGRLTESVELALQKGDGLAIVHRLSEESDQLFSERLSCPDCGTALPEMEPRLFSFNSPHGACAECSGLGVKMELDPAKIVPNPALSLNRGAIAPWPGEGGFWYREMLGGLAREMGFSMDTPFGKLPEEARNTILFGTNGRKIAYDVRRERSRYQFEHAFEGVVPNLLRRYRETKSESSRQEIESFMSTAPCPACHGRRLKPEALSVRVGSHTIASFTDLSVDRALEALDTLELGPRDREIARMVLKEIRSRLTFLANVGLGYLSLSRSATTLSGGESQRIRLATQVGSQLTGVLYVLDEPSIGLHQRDNRRLLDTLLAMRDLGNTVVVVEHDEETIRSADHVVDLGPGAGVHGGEVVAQGQVPDLCESPRSVTGAYLAGRRSIPIPAKRRAPRAHLRVLGAEENNLKNLDVSVPLGVLTVVAGVSGSGKSTLVHEVLYKGLMAKIYHSMDKPGRHRAIEGWERLDKVIEIDQSPIGRTPRSNPATYTGLFTPIRDLFAQVPESRARGYRPGRFSFNVKGGRCEACQGDGVLQIEMHFLPDVYVTCDTCKGKRYNRETLEVRFKGKTVAEVLDMTVSEALEFFEKVPLVHRKLQMLEDVGLGYVHLGQQATTLSGGEAQRIKLARELSRRATGQTLYVLDEPTTGLHFEDVKHLLAVLHRLVEAGNTVVVIEHNLDVIKCADSILELGPEGGEAGGRLIAQGTPEEVAGVEASPTGAYLKRVLGGSHADLARAVPD; encoded by the coding sequence ATGGACACGATCCGCATCCGGGGCGCCCGGGAGCACAACCTCAAGAACGTCGACCTCTCGCTTCCCAAGAACCGCCTGGTGGTGATCACGGGACTTTCCGGATCGGGCAAGTCCTCCCTCGCCTTCGACACGCTCTACGCCGAGGGCCAGCGGCGGTATGTGGAGTCCCTTTCGGCCTACGCGCGGCAGTTTCTCGACCTCATGCAAAAGCCCGACGTGGACGGAATCGAGGGCCTCTCTCCGGCCATTTCCATCGAACAGAAATCCACCTCCCACAACCCCCGCTCCACGGTCGGGACGGTGACGGAGGTCTACGACTACCTGCGGGTCCTCTTCGCCCGGGTGGGGCGTCCCTACTGCCCCTCCTGCGGGAAGCCCATCGCCAGCCAGACGGTTCAGCAGATGGTGGACCAGATCCTCTCCCTTCCCGAAGGGGAGAGAATCTACGTGCTGGCTCCGGTGGTGCGGGGGAGGAAGGGGGAGTACCGCAAGCTCCTCGCGGACCTTCTGAGGGAGGGATTTGTGAGGGCGCGGGTGAACGGCCAGGTGGTGGAGCTGCAGGACGGTCTTCCCCTGGAGCGCTACAAGGCCCACACCATCGAGGTCGTGGTGGACCGGCTCGTGATCAAGGCTGGGATCCAGGGCCGGCTCACCGAATCGGTGGAGCTGGCCCTTCAGAAGGGCGACGGGCTGGCCATCGTGCACCGGCTCTCGGAGGAGTCGGACCAGCTTTTCTCCGAGCGCCTTTCCTGCCCGGACTGCGGAACCGCGCTGCCCGAGATGGAGCCGCGCCTTTTCTCCTTTAACAGCCCCCACGGGGCGTGTGCGGAATGTTCGGGTTTGGGCGTGAAGATGGAGCTCGACCCGGCCAAGATCGTGCCGAATCCCGCCCTCTCCCTCAACCGGGGGGCCATCGCGCCGTGGCCCGGCGAAGGCGGCTTCTGGTACCGCGAAATGCTCGGCGGTCTGGCCCGGGAGATGGGTTTTTCCATGGACACCCCTTTCGGGAAGCTTCCCGAGGAGGCCCGGAACACGATCCTCTTCGGCACGAACGGCCGCAAGATCGCCTACGACGTGCGCAGGGAGAGGAGCCGGTACCAGTTCGAGCACGCCTTCGAGGGGGTCGTCCCCAACCTCCTGCGGCGGTATCGGGAGACCAAGTCCGAGTCCTCGCGGCAGGAGATCGAGTCCTTCATGTCCACCGCGCCCTGCCCGGCCTGCCACGGCCGCCGCCTGAAGCCCGAGGCCCTGTCCGTTCGCGTGGGGAGCCACACCATCGCCTCCTTCACGGACCTCTCCGTGGACCGGGCTCTGGAGGCGCTGGACACCCTGGAACTCGGGCCGCGGGACCGGGAAATCGCCCGCATGGTCCTGAAGGAGATCCGCAGCCGCCTCACCTTTCTCGCCAACGTGGGACTGGGGTATCTGTCCCTGTCGCGGTCGGCCACCACCCTCTCCGGCGGGGAATCCCAGCGGATCCGCCTGGCCACGCAAGTGGGAAGCCAGCTGACGGGGGTTCTGTACGTTCTGGACGAGCCCTCCATCGGCCTCCACCAGCGGGACAACCGCCGCCTCCTCGACACCCTCCTGGCGATGCGCGACCTGGGAAACACGGTGGTGGTCGTGGAGCACGACGAAGAGACCATCCGGAGCGCGGACCACGTGGTGGATCTGGGCCCCGGAGCGGGCGTCCACGGGGGAGAAGTCGTAGCCCAGGGACAGGTGCCCGATCTCTGCGAGAGCCCCCGGTCGGTGACAGGGGCCTATCTGGCGGGCCGCCGCTCCATCCCCATTCCGGCCAAGCGCCGGGCGCCCCGCGCCCACCTCCGGGTCCTGGGAGCGGAGGAGAACAACCTCAAGAACCTGGACGTCTCCGTTCCGCTGGGCGTCCTCACCGTCGTCGCGGGCGTTTCCGGATCGGGCAAGTCGACTCTCGTCCACGAGGTCCTCTACAAAGGGCTCATGGCGAAGATCTACCACAGCATGGACAAGCCGGGGCGCCACCGGGCCATCGAAGGGTGGGAGCGCCTCGACAAGGTCATCGAGATCGATCAATCCCCCATCGGGCGGACGCCCCGGAGCAATCCCGCCACGTACACCGGCCTGTTCACGCCCATCCGGGACCTCTTCGCACAGGTCCCCGAATCCCGGGCCCGGGGCTACCGTCCCGGCCGCTTTTCCTTCAACGTGAAGGGGGGGCGCTGCGAGGCCTGCCAGGGCGACGGCGTCCTCCAGATCGAGATGCACTTCCTGCCCGACGTGTACGTCACCTGCGACACGTGCAAGGGCAAGCGGTACAACCGCGAAACCCTGGAGGTCCGGTTCAAGGGAAAGACCGTCGCGGAGGTCCTGGACATGACGGTCAGCGAGGCCCTCGAGTTCTTCGAAAAGGTCCCCCTCGTTCACCGGAAGCTCCAGATGCTCGAAGATGTCGGGCTGGGCTACGTCCACCTCGGCCAGCAGGCCACGACGCTGTCCGGGGGCGAGGCTCAGCGCATCAAGCTCGCCCGGGAGCTCAGCCGCCGGGCCACGGGTCAGACCCTCTACGTCCTGGACGAGCCGACCACCGGGCTCCACTTCGAAGACGTGAAGCACCTCCTGGCCGTTCTCCACCGCCTGGTGGAGGCGGGCAACACGGTGGTGGTGATCGAGCACAACCTGGATGTCATCAAGTGCGCCGATTCCATCCTGGAATTGGGCCCCGAGGGGGGCGAGGCCGGGGGGCGCCTGATCGCCCAGGGGACCCCCGAGGAGGTGGCGGGGGTGGAGGCTTCGCCCACGGGCGCGTATCTTAAGAGGGTCCTAGGGGGGTCCCATGCCGACCTGGCCAGAGCCGTACCGGATTAA
- a CDS encoding tryptophanase — MPTWPEPYRIKMIESIRLPERAEREAHLQRAGYNLFLIPAEAVFVDLLTDSGTGAMSDRQWSALMRGDESYAQARSWFRFYETVKGITGMDHVLPTHQGRAAENILFSEVSRPGRIIPSNNHFDTTRANIEYFGAEALDLVIPEGRDLTSRHPFKGNMDLHALEQTLARWGRDKVPLCMLTITNNTGGGQPVSLENIRGVSEICRRAGVPFFLDCCRFAENAYFIKAREEACRSMTIPEIVRAMFSCADGATMSAKKDGLGNIGGFLALRDGDLAGRLKNQLILREGFPTYGGLAGRDLEALATGLEEVQDEAYLEARIGQVRRFGEALAARGVPILEPVGGHAVYLDARRALPHLSPEELPAQSLAVALYREGGVRGVEIGSLMFGKRAADGTFLPAALELVRLAVPRRVYTDNHLSYTAEVAGEVLRDPGRCTGFRIAQEPPFLRHFTARLEPLPGRG; from the coding sequence ATGCCGACCTGGCCAGAGCCGTACCGGATTAAGATGATCGAGTCCATCCGCCTGCCCGAAAGGGCGGAGCGGGAAGCGCACCTGCAACGCGCCGGGTACAACCTGTTTCTGATCCCCGCCGAGGCGGTTTTCGTGGACTTGCTGACGGATTCGGGGACGGGCGCCATGAGCGACCGCCAGTGGTCGGCGCTCATGCGCGGGGACGAATCGTACGCCCAGGCCCGGTCGTGGTTCCGATTCTACGAAACGGTCAAAGGGATCACGGGCATGGACCACGTGCTGCCCACCCATCAGGGCCGCGCCGCGGAGAACATCCTGTTCTCGGAAGTGTCCCGCCCGGGCCGGATCATTCCCAGCAACAACCACTTCGACACGACGCGGGCCAACATCGAGTACTTCGGGGCCGAGGCTCTCGACCTGGTGATCCCCGAGGGGCGGGACCTGACTTCGCGCCACCCCTTCAAGGGCAACATGGACCTCCACGCCCTCGAGCAGACCCTTGCGCGCTGGGGGCGGGACAAGGTCCCGCTCTGCATGCTGACGATCACCAACAACACGGGTGGAGGACAGCCCGTCTCCCTGGAGAACATCCGGGGCGTCTCCGAAATCTGCCGCCGGGCGGGGGTGCCCTTCTTCCTCGACTGTTGCCGATTCGCGGAGAACGCGTACTTCATCAAGGCCAGGGAGGAGGCGTGCCGCTCCATGACCATCCCCGAGATCGTGCGCGCCATGTTCTCCTGCGCCGACGGGGCCACCATGAGCGCCAAGAAGGACGGGCTCGGCAACATCGGCGGTTTCCTGGCCCTGCGGGACGGGGACCTGGCGGGACGTCTGAAAAACCAGCTCATCCTCCGAGAGGGCTTTCCCACATACGGAGGGCTGGCGGGAAGGGACCTGGAGGCCCTGGCCACCGGCCTGGAAGAGGTGCAGGACGAGGCCTACCTGGAGGCCCGGATCGGCCAGGTCCGCCGTTTCGGTGAGGCCCTCGCGGCCCGCGGGGTGCCCATCCTCGAGCCCGTCGGCGGGCACGCCGTGTACCTGGATGCTCGGCGGGCGCTCCCCCACCTTTCCCCCGAGGAGCTGCCCGCCCAGAGCCTGGCGGTGGCCCTGTACAGGGAGGGGGGGGTCCGGGGCGTGGAAATCGGATCGCTCATGTTCGGAAAGCGGGCCGCCGACGGCACGTTTCTTCCGGCCGCCCTGGAACTCGTGCGGCTGGCCGTCCCGCGCAGGGTGTACACGGACAACCACCTGTCCTACACGGCGGAGGTGGCGGGCGAGGTGCTCCGCGATCCCGGTCGGTGCACCGGGTTCCGTATCGCCCAGGAGCCTCCCTTCCTCCGACACTTCACGGCCCGGCTGGAGCCCCTCCCGGGGCGGGGTTGA
- the thiS gene encoding sulfur carrier protein ThiS yields the protein MTLLVNGAPREAVEGITLREFLESLGLATSRVAVERNGTVVPRAEYDSEVLVEGDRLEVVQLVGGG from the coding sequence GTGACCCTCCTGGTGAACGGCGCCCCGCGTGAAGCGGTGGAGGGGATCACCCTCCGGGAGTTCCTCGAAAGCCTGGGACTGGCCACTTCCCGAGTGGCGGTGGAGCGGAACGGAACCGTGGTCCCGCGGGCCGAGTACGACTCCGAAGTCCTGGTGGAGGGGGACCGCTTGGAGGTGGTCCAACTCGTGGGCGGCGGCTAG
- a CDS encoding ATP synthase F0 subunit B encodes MLEEIARNWWHIPILMGMILIYGWLLNRAFFRPVQGVLEERKRRIQESSSLSAMSQETLKARYLEYDQAVLEAHRRATRVKEEARNQALQTRSEVLGSVKAEVDRDLRRREAELSANVAEVKRALEKEIPQVSRLLAGKILGREVAL; translated from the coding sequence GTGCTTGAAGAAATCGCAAGGAACTGGTGGCATATCCCTATCCTCATGGGGATGATCCTGATCTATGGCTGGCTCCTGAACCGGGCCTTCTTCCGGCCGGTCCAGGGTGTGCTCGAAGAGCGAAAGAGAAGGATCCAGGAATCCTCCTCCCTGTCCGCCATGTCCCAGGAGACCCTGAAGGCCCGCTACCTGGAGTACGACCAGGCCGTTCTCGAGGCCCACCGCCGCGCCACGCGGGTGAAGGAAGAAGCCCGGAACCAGGCCCTCCAGACGCGGAGCGAGGTGCTCGGGTCGGTCAAGGCCGAGGTGGACCGGGACCTGCGGCGGCGCGAAGCGGAGCTGAGCGCCAACGTGGCGGAGGTGAAGCGGGCCCTGGAAAAGGAGATCCCCCAGGTGTCGCGGCTCCTGGCCGGGAAGATCCTGGGCAGGGAGGTGGCCCTTTGA
- a CDS encoding ATP synthase F0 subunit B: MKNRIGLAIMLLWPSLSALAEGAQEGHGEAAGWGAPIWGVPTIAWQIINTLLVVVLFVFLLRRPAPKFFAGRAKEIQDLLEKALREKEEATRSLREIEVKMSRLDEEVAAIERAAREAAEADKVRLQQEAEAAKARIQQEAGLEMERQMVQAKRDLRACAADLAVQAAREILAKSLTPEDEARIQGRFLNLMEDRHERRG; encoded by the coding sequence TTGAAGAACCGAATCGGGCTCGCCATCATGCTTCTGTGGCCGTCCCTGTCCGCGCTGGCGGAGGGGGCGCAGGAAGGCCACGGCGAGGCGGCGGGTTGGGGTGCGCCCATCTGGGGCGTTCCTACCATCGCCTGGCAGATCATCAACACCCTCCTCGTCGTCGTCTTGTTCGTCTTCCTCCTCCGCCGCCCCGCCCCGAAGTTCTTCGCGGGCCGGGCCAAGGAAATCCAGGACCTCCTGGAGAAGGCCCTTCGTGAAAAAGAAGAGGCCACCCGGAGCCTCCGCGAGATCGAGGTGAAGATGTCCCGCCTCGACGAGGAAGTGGCGGCCATCGAGCGCGCCGCCCGCGAGGCCGCCGAGGCGGACAAGGTCCGGCTCCAGCAGGAGGCCGAAGCCGCCAAGGCTCGGATCCAGCAGGAGGCGGGCCTCGAAATGGAGCGACAAATGGTCCAGGCCAAACGGGACCTTCGGGCCTGCGCTGCGGACCTCGCCGTCCAGGCGGCCCGGGAGATCCTCGCCAAGAGCCTCACGCCCGAGGACGAGGCGCGCATCCAGGGACGGTTCCTCAACCTGATGGAGGATCGCCATGAGCGGCGTGGGTAG
- the atpH gene encoding ATP synthase F1 subunit delta, producing MSGVGRRYAGALMASLKGADPEAVLRDLTAFEGWLKDVKGLRAAFENPGVPAGIKENLVRELAGKAGFQEASARFILLVVEKGRVGQWSDMVKAFGETLDESRGVLRGQVVTARPLDGKEAEAFASRLGKVFGRPVRLDARVAPEILGGVQVQVGSTVYDGSVAGALKALREDLAKG from the coding sequence ATGAGCGGCGTGGGTAGGCGGTACGCCGGCGCGCTGATGGCCTCCCTCAAGGGGGCCGACCCCGAGGCCGTCCTCCGGGACCTCACGGCCTTCGAAGGCTGGTTGAAAGACGTCAAGGGCCTTCGGGCCGCCTTCGAGAACCCCGGCGTGCCCGCGGGGATCAAGGAGAACCTGGTGCGTGAGCTGGCCGGAAAGGCGGGCTTCCAGGAAGCCAGCGCCCGGTTCATTCTCCTCGTCGTGGAGAAGGGCCGCGTGGGCCAGTGGAGCGACATGGTCAAGGCCTTCGGGGAAACCCTGGACGAGTCCAGAGGGGTCCTGCGCGGGCAAGTCGTGACGGCCCGGCCCCTGGATGGGAAGGAGGCCGAGGCCTTCGCCTCGCGGCTGGGAAAGGTGTTCGGGCGCCCCGTTCGGCTGGATGCCCGCGTGGCCCCGGAGATCCTCGGGGGGGTGCAGGTTCAGGTCGGTTCGACCGTTTACGACGGGTCCGTGGCGGGGGCGCTCAAGGCCCTCCGCGAAGACCTGGCGAAGGGGTAG
- the atpA gene encoding F0F1 ATP synthase subunit alpha, whose product MIKTEEITKILKAQLEGFESRIDVAEVGYVTSVGDGIARIYGLEKAMAGELLAFPNDVYGMALNLEEDSVGAVLMGDTDKIREGDEVRRTKQIMSVPVSEAMVGRVVDPLGQPQDGRGPIESKERYPIERIAPGIVQREPVKIPLQTGLKAIDAMIPIGRGQRELIIGDRQTGKTAVAVDTIINQKGKGVICIYVAIGQKRSTIAQVVKTLTDYGAMEHTIVVAASASEPASLQYIAPYSGCAMGEYFMYNGGHALCIYDDLSKHAAAYREISLLLRRPPGREAYPGDVFYLHSRLLERAAKLNQKGGGGSLTALPVIETQAGDVSAYIPTNVISITDGQIYLESDLFYQGVRPALNVGISVSRVGGNAQIKAMKAVAGTLRLELAQYRELAAFAQFGSDLDKATQAQLHRGVRLVEILKQDQYQPLDVVKQIAIIYAATHGFLDDLEVKECRVFEAGLNRYLDLNGQAWADALMEKKVLDEALKSQIEDLLKSFKHQYLKEREAK is encoded by the coding sequence ATGATCAAGACGGAAGAGATCACCAAGATTCTCAAGGCCCAGCTGGAAGGATTCGAGAGCCGGATCGATGTGGCCGAGGTGGGCTACGTCACGTCCGTTGGAGACGGCATCGCCCGCATCTACGGCCTCGAGAAGGCCATGGCCGGTGAGCTCCTCGCCTTCCCCAACGACGTCTACGGCATGGCGCTGAACCTCGAGGAGGACAGCGTCGGCGCCGTGCTCATGGGGGACACGGACAAGATCCGGGAGGGCGACGAGGTCCGTCGCACGAAACAGATCATGTCCGTGCCGGTGAGCGAGGCCATGGTGGGCCGCGTCGTGGATCCCCTCGGCCAGCCTCAGGACGGGCGGGGGCCCATCGAAAGCAAGGAGCGGTACCCCATCGAGCGGATCGCCCCCGGCATCGTCCAGCGCGAGCCCGTCAAGATCCCCCTCCAGACGGGTCTCAAGGCCATCGACGCCATGATCCCCATCGGGCGGGGCCAGCGCGAGCTCATCATCGGCGACCGCCAGACGGGAAAGACCGCCGTGGCCGTCGACACCATCATCAACCAGAAGGGAAAAGGCGTCATCTGCATCTACGTGGCCATCGGGCAGAAGCGCTCCACCATCGCCCAGGTCGTGAAGACCCTCACGGACTACGGCGCCATGGAGCACACCATCGTGGTGGCCGCCTCGGCCTCCGAGCCCGCCTCCCTCCAGTACATCGCCCCCTACTCGGGATGCGCCATGGGCGAGTACTTCATGTACAACGGCGGCCACGCCCTCTGCATCTACGACGACCTCTCCAAGCACGCCGCGGCCTACCGCGAGATTTCCCTCCTCCTGCGCCGCCCTCCGGGACGCGAGGCGTACCCCGGCGACGTCTTCTACCTCCACTCCCGGCTCTTGGAGCGCGCGGCCAAGCTGAACCAGAAGGGGGGAGGCGGGTCCCTCACGGCCCTGCCGGTGATCGAGACCCAGGCCGGTGACGTCTCGGCCTACATCCCCACCAACGTCATCTCGATCACCGACGGGCAGATCTACCTGGAATCGGACCTCTTCTACCAGGGCGTCCGCCCGGCGCTCAACGTCGGCATCTCCGTCAGCCGCGTGGGCGGCAATGCCCAGATCAAGGCCATGAAGGCCGTGGCGGGTACCCTGCGCCTGGAGCTGGCGCAGTACCGGGAGCTGGCCGCCTTCGCGCAGTTCGGATCGGACCTGGACAAGGCCACCCAGGCCCAGCTCCACCGGGGCGTCCGCCTGGTGGAAATCCTCAAGCAGGACCAGTACCAGCCCCTGGACGTCGTGAAGCAGATCGCCATCATCTACGCCGCGACCCACGGGTTCCTCGACGACCTGGAAGTCAAGGAGTGCCGGGTCTTCGAGGCGGGCCTGAACCGCTACCTTGACCTCAATGGCCAGGCCTGGGCCGACGCGCTCATGGAAAAGAAGGTGCTCGACGAGGCCCTCAAGTCCCAGATCGAGGACCTTCTCAAGAGCTTCAAGCACCAGTACCTCAAAGAGCGGGAAGCGAAGTAG
- the atpG gene encoding ATP synthase F1 subunit gamma, with protein sequence MPNLRDIRRRIRSVQSTQQITKAMKMVAAAKLRRSQERMMSARPYANKMLEVLNSLAARTDQTAHPLLTMREEGRVRIVVLTGDRGLCGAFNTNILRYTLKHASELQAEGKAVVVDCIGRKGRDFFKRRSFEMGGQWVGRFAKVSYDDAEEISRELTEKFVGGECDAVYLIYNHFKSVITQKIVVERLLPIPRMEVESEEPLVDYLYEPTPKELFGTLLPKHVGFQVFRAMLESGAAEHAARMTAMESATNNARDMIDRLTLYANRVRQAAITKEIIEVVSGAQALG encoded by the coding sequence ATGCCGAACCTGAGGGACATCCGGAGGCGGATCCGCTCCGTCCAGAGCACCCAGCAGATCACCAAGGCCATGAAGATGGTGGCCGCGGCGAAGCTGAGGCGCTCCCAGGAGCGCATGATGTCCGCGCGCCCGTATGCCAACAAGATGCTCGAGGTCCTCAACTCGCTCGCGGCGCGGACGGACCAGACGGCGCACCCCCTTCTCACCATGAGGGAGGAAGGGCGCGTCCGCATCGTCGTCCTCACGGGGGACCGGGGACTGTGCGGTGCCTTCAACACCAACATCCTCCGCTACACCCTCAAGCACGCCTCGGAACTCCAAGCGGAGGGCAAGGCCGTCGTCGTGGACTGCATCGGCCGAAAGGGGCGCGATTTCTTCAAGCGCAGGTCCTTCGAGATGGGCGGCCAGTGGGTGGGGCGCTTCGCCAAAGTCTCCTACGACGACGCCGAAGAGATCTCCAGGGAGCTCACCGAGAAGTTCGTCGGCGGGGAATGCGACGCGGTCTACCTGATCTACAACCATTTCAAGAGCGTGATCACCCAGAAGATCGTGGTGGAGCGGCTCTTGCCCATCCCGCGGATGGAGGTCGAGTCCGAGGAGCCCCTGGTGGATTACCTCTACGAACCCACCCCGAAGGAACTCTTCGGGACGCTGCTGCCGAAACACGTGGGATTCCAGGTGTTCCGCGCCATGCTGGAGTCTGGGGCGGCCGAGCACGCGGCACGCATGACGGCGATGGAGAGCGCCACGAACAATGCCCGGGATATGATCGACCGGCTCACCCTCTACGCGAACCGGGTGCGGCAGGCGGCGATCACCAAAGAAATCATCGAGGTCGTTAGCGGGGCCCAGGCCCTGGGTTGA
- the atpD gene encoding F0F1 ATP synthase subunit beta — translation MAVEGKVVAVIGPVVDVQFPADHIPEIYHAVHITAEGFDATVPIDVTAEVAQHLGEGRVRCVAMEPTDGMVRGMKATDLGTPIMVPVGKETLGRILNVLGKPVDELGPVVTEQQFPIHRSAPPFADQATSADMFETGIKVVDLLEPYLKGGKTGLFGGAGVGKTVLIMELINNVAMHHGGVSVFSGVGERTREGNDLWLEMTESGVISPGHPDKSKAALIYGQMTEPPGARLRVGLTGLTAAEYFRDVEGQDVLLFIDNIFRFTQAGSEVSALLGRMPSAVGYQPNLATEMGELQERITSTKKGSVTSVQAIYVPADDLTDPAPATAFAHLDATTVLSRQLTELGIYPAVDPLASTSRVLDPRIVGERHYTVARRVQGVLQRYKDLQDIIAILGIDELSEDDKLIVARARKMQRFLSQPFHVAEQFTGMKGKYVKIEESIRGFEEILDGKHDGMPEQAFYMVGTIEEAMEKAERLAKQG, via the coding sequence ATGGCAGTCGAAGGAAAAGTCGTAGCGGTCATCGGGCCCGTCGTGGACGTTCAATTCCCGGCGGACCACATCCCCGAGATCTACCACGCCGTGCACATCACCGCCGAAGGGTTCGACGCGACGGTGCCCATCGACGTGACGGCCGAAGTGGCCCAGCACCTCGGCGAGGGCCGGGTTCGCTGCGTGGCCATGGAACCCACGGACGGCATGGTGCGCGGGATGAAGGCCACGGACCTGGGGACCCCGATCATGGTCCCCGTGGGAAAGGAGACCCTGGGGAGGATCCTGAACGTCCTCGGCAAGCCGGTGGACGAGCTGGGTCCGGTGGTCACGGAACAGCAATTCCCCATCCACCGGTCCGCCCCGCCCTTCGCCGACCAGGCCACGTCCGCGGACATGTTCGAGACCGGCATCAAGGTCGTCGACCTCCTCGAGCCCTACCTGAAGGGCGGAAAAACGGGGCTCTTCGGCGGCGCCGGCGTGGGCAAGACGGTCCTCATCATGGAGCTCATCAACAACGTCGCCATGCACCACGGCGGCGTTTCCGTCTTTTCGGGGGTGGGCGAGAGAACCCGCGAGGGGAATGACCTGTGGCTGGAGATGACCGAGTCGGGCGTCATCAGCCCCGGACACCCGGACAAATCCAAGGCCGCGCTGATCTACGGCCAGATGACCGAGCCGCCGGGGGCCCGCCTTCGGGTCGGGCTGACGGGCCTGACGGCCGCGGAGTACTTCCGGGACGTGGAGGGGCAGGACGTTCTTCTGTTCATCGACAACATCTTCCGCTTCACCCAGGCGGGGTCCGAGGTGTCGGCCCTCTTGGGCCGCATGCCCTCGGCCGTCGGCTACCAGCCCAACCTCGCCACCGAGATGGGTGAGTTGCAGGAGCGGATCACCTCCACGAAGAAAGGGTCGGTCACCTCGGTTCAGGCCATTTACGTTCCCGCCGACGACCTGACGGACCCTGCTCCCGCCACCGCCTTCGCCCACCTGGACGCCACCACGGTTCTCTCCCGTCAGCTGACGGAGCTGGGCATCTACCCCGCAGTGGACCCGCTGGCTTCCACGTCTCGGGTTCTCGACCCCCGGATCGTGGGCGAGAGACACTACACCGTGGCCCGTCGGGTTCAGGGCGTGCTGCAGCGGTACAAGGACCTTCAGGACATCATCGCGATCCTGGGAATCGACGAGCTGAGCGAGGACGACAAGCTCATCGTGGCCCGGGCCCGCAAGATGCAGAGGTTCCTGTCCCAGCCGTTCCATGTGGCTGAACAGTTCACGGGCATGAAGGGCAAGTACGTGAAGATCGAAGAGTCGATCCGGGGCTTCGAGGAGATCCTGGACGGCAAGCACGACGGTATGCCGGAGCAGGCGTTCTACATGGTCGGCACCATCGAGGAGGCCATGGAGAAAGCCGAGCGCCTCGCCAAGCAAGGTTGA
- a CDS encoding F0F1 ATP synthase subunit epsilon: MAATFEIPKKLLLTVVTPERHLVHEPVDEVSLPGTEGYLGALPGHTQLLTSLKIGEIKYRIGSDWRYLAVSWGFVEILPDKVTVLADLAERAEDIDVEQAKQDAESARARLRHPDADFVQAQIALEQALVRMQVASKGAPLPR; encoded by the coding sequence ATGGCGGCGACCTTCGAAATCCCGAAAAAGCTCCTCCTGACCGTGGTCACGCCCGAGCGCCACCTCGTCCACGAACCGGTGGACGAGGTATCCCTGCCGGGCACCGAAGGGTACCTCGGCGCCCTCCCCGGGCACACCCAGCTCTTGACGTCGCTCAAGATTGGTGAGATAAAGTACAGGATCGGGAGCGACTGGCGCTACCTCGCCGTTTCGTGGGGTTTCGTGGAGATCCTTCCCGACAAGGTGACGGTGCTCGCGGACTTGGCCGAGCGGGCCGAAGACATTGACGTGGAGCAGGCCAAGCAGGACGCCGAGTCGGCGAGGGCGCGCCTCCGGCACCCCGACGCCGATTTCGTTCAGGCCCAGATCGCCCTGGAGCAGGCGCTCGTTCGGATGCAGGTGGCCTCCAAAGGCGCGCCGCTCCCCCGGTGA